CGGCGTGTAGATGCGGCTAAAACACGGGTCAAACGAATTGATATAAATAAACTTTGAAATCCCTTGCGCCGAAAGCACACGGTTCAGCGTCTTCCAAATGTGCCGATTGACGAAATTTTCCGCCAAATCGTAAAGAACGGATTTCGGCAAAAAATTAATGACGAGCGTCGGCGCGGGCGAAACGACCGATAAATTCGGAAAATCCGCAAACGGCTGATAAACCGGCGAAGATTTGCCCGCCCAAATCGGCTTGCGAAACCGGATGTCTTGCCGGGTTTTGCCGGTAAAAAGATCTTTATAGGTAAAAGGATGGTCGCAATAAAAAACGCGGCGTTCTTTGGAAAGCTCTTTGGCCAAATTGAGCGAAGTCGACGCATATTTTCCGTCCCAGCGCGGCAGCGCCTGCATGACGACGGGCAGCTTCGCGGTGTTCATCTTGCGCCTCCGCGATATTTTTGTTCATAAAGCCGATTTGCGGCCAAAAATTTCGGGAACAGTTTTACCAAGCTGAACCACCACGCAAAATTCAGCGCAAGCCCGATGAAAAAATATTTCGGGCGAAACAGATATTTGAGCGTCGATTTCAAATTTCGGAGTTGATGCACAAAAAAAACTTCCCAATAGATGGTCTTCCAAGGCGAGCTTGTGCGGTATTTTTGATAGGCCGCCGGGTCTTTGTGATAAAGCAAAAATTCGCTTTGCAAAATTTTCATCCGGCCTGCCAGCTTTTTGAACGTGTCTTGGCGCGGCGGATGGATGACATGGACGGACGGCTCGAAGGAAATTTCGCCGAGCTTTTTCATGCGCCAAGCCAAATCGGCGTCCTCGTTGTGCGCAAACGGAAACGAGCAATCAAAGCCGCCGATGGATTCGAACGCGGATTTGCGAAACGCCGCGTTGCAGGTCGGCAAGGCCGGATGGCCGGTTTCATTTTCAATTTGATGCGTGAGCGGCGTGCGTTCTTCGCGGACGGTGGTCGTTCGGCCTTGAATGCCCACGATATTTTTTTTGCCGAAAATCTCCAGAATTTCTTTGAGCCAAGTCGGGCTGACATGGCAATCGTCGTCGGTGAAGGCGATGATGTCGGCGCGGGCGAGCTTTGCGCCGTTGTTTCGCGCCGCCGCCGGGCCTTGATTTTGCTGGCGAACATAGCGCAAATTCGGATGCGCCGCCGTCATGCCGGCCATCAGCTCGTCCGTGCCGTCGCTTGAGCCGTCGCTGACGACGACGACCTCGTAGTCGCTTTCGGGCAAGGCCTGCCGATAAACGGTTTCGAGCAGCTCGGCCAAGAGCGCCTTGCGATTGTAAGTCGGCACAATCAACGAAATTTTCGGCTGTGTCATGTTCCCGTCCTTCCCGGGCTAAGTTTTTGCCTCACGGCCACATAAAGGTTTTGATAGCTTTTCGGAATTAAAAGAAAGCAGCGCAAAAAACTAATGTCAAGTTCTTTTTTCAGTAAAATTCCAATCCAGAAAAACCCGAAAGTTTCCGTTAGGAACGGCGCAATCACCGCGCCGTAAAGCCCGACGGTTGAGATGAGCGTGACCGACAGCGCGATGTTAATCACCGAATTGACGGTTACGACCATGACATTGATTTCCGGCTTGGAAATCGCGTTGATGACGCTGCCGAACGCATTGCCGAACGGCGAATAAAGCGCGACCGTTATCACCATCACCGTTAGGAGCGGCGCGGCGGCCAGATACGCGCTGCCGTTGAAGAGCAAAATAATTTGCTCGGCAAACAGGGCGATGACCGCCACCATCGGCAAAAACATCCCGAGCAACATCGCAACCGATGTTTCATAAAGCGTTTTCAAATCTCGGTTTTTAGCTTGATTGTTTAATTCGCAAGCTTTGGGGAAAATCAAGGTTTGAATCGCGGCGTTGGGAATCAAGACAAGCTGCGTGAATCGCTGTGCCACGCCGAGCAAACCGGCTTCGGCAAATGTCAAAAGTCCCGCCGTCAAAAACACGTTGATGCGCGTGGAAAGCGTCCCCGCAATTTCGCGTAGCAGCCCGTATTTTCCGAATGCGAGAAGGTCTTTGACCATTTGGCGTTGCGCCTTCGCTTGCAAGAGATTTTTAATTCCCAGCCGCCAAGTCCCGTAAACGGCGGCCAAACCGGACGCGCTGCCAAGCACCAGCACCATCGCCCAAAGCGGCCACGCCTGCCGAACGAGCAAGCCGAAGCCCACGCCCAAAACGCTCACGATGATGAGGTTCATCCGAAAAATCAGTTCAACCTCCAAGCGACTTTGAAAGACAAAAAGCATCCAGCGGTAAATTGACCAGCCGACGGAATAAACCGGATAAATCATCAGCAAGGCGCTCAGAAGCGGGAAAAATCCTAACGCGCCGCTGGTGGAAATCGTCATGCAAATGGCAACTTCAATTGCGAGGTTGATCCAAAAACTGGACTTGAGAACTGTCCAATAACTCTCGCCATCGATACCGGCGGAATATTTAACAAGCGCAGTTTGAACGATTCCCTCGCGAATTTTCGTCACGAAGAAAAATAGCGCGGTAAAAACGCTCCACGCGCCGACATCTTCGGGCGTGTAGAGCCGCGTCACCAACACGATTGAGCCTAACCCAATCAGGATTTCCAAACTATTGTTGATGAGCGTCCAGGCTATTTTTCGGTAGTTTAGCATGAAAGCGTGTGGATTGCGTGGTCAATTGTGAAAAACAAAAGCATGAATTCTATGTTTATTTTATAGTAGAATCAAAAATTGATGATTGAGAAAAATTCTGTCATGTGTCATGCTGAGCCTTCTTAGGGGAAGCATCCATGATTTCGGTCACGTTGGATTCTTCGGCTAAGAAGCCTCAGAATGACAGGGTGCTTTTCGTTTTTATCACCCTGAGCGGAGACGAAGCCCTGCCTTTTAAAGAAGCGCCCCTTCGCCTCCAATCAAAACGACACAGGGCGGCACAGCTAAATTTTCGTATCGTTTTCTATCACTATTTTCAGGATTTGCTACAACCGCCCATAAATCCCCAAAGTTTGTTTGGCCGTTTTTTCCCACGTGTATTCGGCTGCCGTTTTTAGGCCGCGCTCGCGCAACGCATGAAGTTTTGACGGATGGCGGTAGAGCGATTCGATGGCGTTTGCGAAATTTTCGGGTGTTGGCTCGCAGCAAATAGCCCCATTTTGCAGGACTTCCGGTAGCGATCCCCGATTAGATGAAACGGTTGCCGTGCCGCAGGCCATCGCTTCGAGCGGCGGAAAACCGAATCCCTCGTAAAGACTTGGATATAAAAAAACATCCGCAGAGGCGAGAAACGCTCTGAGTTTATCGTTGGAAATAAATCCTTTGAACTCAACATTTTGCACCTTCAGCTCGCGCACGAGCTTCGGCAGCGTTGTTTGCTGATGAAATCCGCCGCCAATTTGAATTTTGCATGTAATATTTTTTCGTTCCAAAAGCAACGCGGTATAAATTAACGATTCCACATTTTTATGCTTCGCAAGCCCGCCGATGTAGCGAATCGTGAAAACACTATTTTCCTTTCGATTTGGCTCAGGATAAAAAAAATCGTGATTAATGCCGTTATGCACCACATGAATTTTCTCTTCAGGAATTTGCGCGTGCCGGATCAAATCATCTTTGGATTTTTGCGAAACCACGATAATTGCATCAGCAATTTCCGTCGTTTTTTTCAGCTCATATTGATAAACCCAGCGATCTAAAGGTTTAGCATAAATAAATGGAATCGCATCGTGCGCCGTAACAATCACAGGCTGGCGAGATTTTTTTGCTAAAGCGAGCGCCCAACCCGCATCCACATAATCGGCGTGCCAAATGTCGCTTTCCACCGACTCCAACGCCTTGCTTAAATAATATGGCGCAACATAGTACCGAAGATTTTTAAACGACCGATACGGGTAGCCCTTGATGTAAGGCTCCGCGCCGCCGTCCTTGCGATAGAGCGTGACCTCTAATCCCGATTGATGAAAATAACTCGCCAATTCGTGCGTGTAGCGACCGATGCCGCAATTTTGCGTCAAACAAGACGTGAGCGTTAGTTTCATCGCGTTAGGAAAGTTTGTTTTTGAAAATGGACAGCGTTTTTTCCGCAGCTTTTTCCCAAGTGTATTGCTGAACCCAATTTCGGCCTTTTTCGATCAGCGTGCGGCGTTTTGCTTCACTTGCGATGAGCTCGTTTGCCGCTTCCGAAATTTGATGTTCGTCATAGTCCGTGCAAATTCCGCCGCCGCCGGAAATTTCTTTGAGCGACCCGCCCGAAGTTGTGATAACCGGAACGCCAGCGGCCATTGCTTCGAGCGGCGCAAATCCGAAGCCTTCATAAAGCGATGTGTAAATGAGCAAGTCGCCGCTGTTGTAAAACGCATTCATTTCCTCGTCGGGCAAATAGCCGGTGAAGCGCACATTTTTTAGCGCCATGTCGCGAGCTATTTGCGGATAGGCTGTTCGCTCGGGATACGCGCCAGCAATCACAAGTTCAACATCTGAATGCTTTTGTGAAATGAGCTTATAGGCATTGAAAAGAAGCTCAAGATTTTTTCGCTTGCCAAGTCCGCCGGAATAAATAATCCGAAAATGCGCCTTTTTGGCGTCCTCTGCTTCTGTAGGCAAAGGATAAAATCGCTGTTGGTTAATCCCATTTGGCACAACTTCAATCAAGTTTTCTGGATAGCCAGCGTATTTTACGGCGTCTTGCTTCGCCGTTTCGGAAACCATGACGAGCGTGAAACGCTTTTTTTGAAATCGCTCGAGCGCCCATTTGTAATAAGCCTCGTATGTGGCAGAAGCTTCTTTGATGTGCAAAAGCGAAACATCGTGCATCGTGACGACAGCGGGACGCCCAAGCGCGTAGCCGAGCGCCAACCCGGACAAAAACCAATGCGCGTGGTAAATATCAGCTTTTGTATTTCCTAACGCTTTGCGAATAAAAAGCGGCAAAATGTAGGGGTGTAAATCGCGAAACGATTTGTAAGGAATCGGGTGAATCCATGCCTGTTCATGAAACGAGCTATCGGCATGGCCGGGCTTATAGACTTTGAAAAGCGACAGCTCGGGATTTTCGGCTCGAACATGTTTGGCAAGTTCGTACGCGTAATTGCCAATTCCGGAAGTGAAATGTTGGCAGGAAACCATGACGATATTCATGCAATTTCTCCTTTCGCGATTTCCTCCACGTGCTCGTCTAATTTAATTGCTTTAAAAAGAATGGCGCAAAAGACCCAAAAAAGCAAGTTAAATGGCGTTTTGCCAATAATATCTTGGGCGTACTCTACCACGAAAACCCCAGCAAGCATACACAAAATCGCTAGCACAATGACTTTGAGTTCCTCATCTTGAAGCTTCCAATATTGGAGCGTGCCTTTAATCAGAATGTTTAACCAAAGAAAAATGTAGAAAATGAACCCTATCCAGCCGAGTTCCACCGCAACCCGAACAAATCCCGAATCAGGCGGAAAATTTGCTAAAAACGTGCCCGGGGAAAATTTCTGTCCCCAAACGCCAGTTGAGCCAAGCCCGCCACCAATTGGATGCGCCAAAATCCATGGGAAAATCATTTCGCGATTTCGTTTTCGCACCATATAAGATTCATCTTTTTTTCCGCTAAATGTGGATTGCAACCGCTGTATATGATAGTTATTTGTTGGCATGTTGATAATTCCCATAAAAATAACGCCCATCACCGCACCGGCCAGATACAGCCGCCAATTTTTAGCCAGCACCACAAGCGCCAAAATGGAAACCGGAAGAATCGCAATGGCGGAGCGCGTGCCGGAGTAGACCATTGCAAGCAAGACAAAAAGCGTGGCCACGCGATAAAACCATTTCTTTAGCCAACTGTGTTTGCCTCGCGTAAGCAAAGGAATGAGAATGAGCATTCCCGCCATCACCACGCCGTATTGCGCGGGCGAGGCCATTGTGCCGAATGAGCGCCAGCGCCCGTTGATGTAGACAAGGTGCACTGCGTCGTTAGCAACCACAAAACTCATTTCAAATGGAAAATATCCATTGAAAAATTGCACCAGCCCCCAAGTTGCAGAAACGAAACACAAAATGACGATGAGATGCAATATATTTTTGACATCTTGTTTGGTCTCCAACATTCGATACGTTAGAAAAAATACCAGGATATACCCAACCGCCGGGCGCATCACAAAAAACCATGCGGTACGAGAAGCCGCTATCGGATTCGCTATTTCCAAAATGTTATAGACAATCCAGATGATAATAGGGACATTGAGCTGAGTTTTGAACCCTTCCCATTGTTTTTGGGTGTAGCATTTATACAAATACCCTATCATCATAAACAAAACTAATGCATCTTGGAGCAATCCAATTTTCACATTTGGCAAAGCCATTAAAATCGTGCCGAGCATACACGAAATGGTAATCGCGAGATAAACACCAAGGCGAATGCTGACCATCGTTGAAAACAAAATCGGCGCGCCGACCGCACCCGCGATGATCAACACAGCCAAAATCAGCCCGAATTTAGCGATGCCAACGGAAATGCCTAAAGTAACCGCGGTTAAAATTGCCCAACCTAACGGCGAATCAAACCGCCGCAGCACGAGCTCTGAAGCTAAATATTCATTCAATTTGGATTTTGGGGACTTTCCGATGGCGCTGGATTCAAGATTTTCGTTTTTCATTCGCGCCATTTGCTTGATGTTCCGTGTGTAAAAATTTTCCACGATTCTTCGACTTCACGCCTTCAAGCATCGAAAAAAGATTGTTCAAGGCAAATTTAGGCAATTTAAACATCATTGCGCTTAAATTTTTCCACCCATTTGTATGGCTGATAAATAGCACAAACGCGATGAACAACATGCCAAGCGATAAAAGCATGCCTGGAATCGAATAGGGCAATTTGCCGTAAATCGCTAAAATGATGCTTTCGGCAACGGCCAAAATAGGCACCACAAAAAGCTGCAACGATCGCGGCGGTCGATATAGTGAAATCGCATAATCGATCGGGGAAAGACGCCCTGTTTTCAATCCGAACAAAATCAATTGCCAACCATAGCGCATGGCAATATAATATTGCACACCCAGCCAGCGCGTTCGCTGTTTTTTTATCGCAGCTTCCGACTCAGTTTTTTCCTCAAAAACTTTCGCTCGCGGATTATAAACGCTTTTGAGATTGTGCTTCAAAAGTCCCACCATCAGATTTTTGTCCATGCCGGGCGCAACGCCGTCCAAACCCGCAACGGCATCGGCAAAAATATCATAGCGAACGCCAAAACCACTTCCACTAATTTCCAACATCATGCCCAATTTAGATTTCGCAGCACGAAACATCACATCGTTCAGTGCCTCCGATGTGGCATCAAAGGATTGCGTTGCATTTTGCGCGGCCAGCGGCAGCCGTTGCCCTTGAACAAGATCGTAGCCCGATTTGAAGCCGGCTTCAAGCTCATGAAAAAAATCGCCGTCGACCAAATTATCTTTATCCAAAATCACCACATGGCTTGGCGACCAAATGCCTCGTTCGGTTTGAGCCGCAATATGTGCGGACAAAAACTTCAAAGCGTGATGATATGGATTGCCGCTCAAATGCGAAAAAGCTTTTTCCAATGTGTAAAAGTCAAACTGCTTGACTGCCAAACTTAGATCTGGCGACGCTTCTTGCAGCAAAATAATTGGCTTAATATGACTTTGCCCTTCGATGGATTTTGTGAGCGATTCCAAAACAGTCAAAAAGAAGCGATTGGGCTTATAAGCTGGGAGAAGCACCAAAATATCTTTCACCTCCGAGGAGCTTTTTGAGTCAAACTTGGGCGGCTTATATAGCACACCAAAAAGAATGGTTGCCATCCAATAAAATGAGTAGAAAAAGAAATAGGCGACAATCACCATCAAGAGGCTCGTTCCAAAATAAATTGCCCACGTCATGTTTTCACTTTCTTTTTTCTGTTGAATTTTAATTCATCTTTAATCTTCATGAAATCGCGGTTTATTAAATGCTTGGCGATCAAGCGCAGCTTTGAGCGGCGTTTTGAAACGCTGCCAATGTAGTTTTCCATCTTCTCGATATCGATTTTGCTCAACACCGCGCCCGCAACCTGAAGCGAACTATCTGCAATCATTTGCATCGATCTGGCATCGATCGATTGGAAAATTTTATGCGCGCGGAATAAATAAAAGGCCGATTTGGCAAACATAGCCCATTCTTTCCAGTCCGCTGATTTTTCCAAAGCCGGCGGCACAATGAAGATATAATCATACTTCGCGCGAATCTCCTGGAAAAATTGCTGCCAATTCGCCGAATCCATGATCTCCAAAGGCGAAAGTTGCGATTCGGTTAAATCCAGAATACCGGATTTTTCATGGCCTAAAATGGCAAACGGCTGCGTACCAAGAATCGGCATACTGGCATCGGGGACGGAGTTGTCGTGCGGATCGCCATAAATGAGTAACACCTTCTGATTGATCTTTTGCAGCGATTCCATCACCTGCGAAGTGAACCAAACTTTTCCATCCATGCGATGGCCAGAAAGCCACAAAACAATGCGATTCTCAGGCTCGATTTTCAAAATCTCCTGCCGCAATGCCTTGAGCTGCTGTTGCAAAATATGGAAGGCTTCGGCTTGCGACAAGCTGCCATTTTTCACACACTCCGACTGCATGTCGGGAATCGCTGCAACAACGCCAAACATAGAAACCTTTTCAAATCGGTCGACGGTAGAAATTGAGGCGTCTAAAATTTCAATTAAAACCAGAACAACCACGATGAGAAGAAAAATGACGACACCCGAAGCGACAACCAAAACGCCTCTTTTTCCTGGCTTTGGCTTAATGGGAATGCTCGGAAAATCAACTGTGTAAATTTCCGCCGAGCCTTTTCCCTCCGCAACCGTTTTGGCGAGATTGAGCTTATTGAGCAAAATCAAATAGCCTTGCTGAGCAACATAAATCTCATTTTCCATGCCGCCAATAGTCGATTCCAATGGCGCGAACGAGCGAGCATATTCAAGAATGCGGCTAATCTCATTTTGGACGACCGGAATTGATTCTTCGGCAATTTCCACATCCAGCTGATAACCGATAAGGCGATAAACCATTTCCTGCTTGGTTTGCTTCGGATCGTAAGGCACATCCTTCACCAACTTGACAATTTCATGGCTCACTTGATCTTTAATTTCTTGAACTTCCTTTTCCTGCTTTTGTATATCAATGGATGGATTGGGCTTAAATTTATTGGCGATGAGCGTCGAATTTGCCGCCGAAAGCTTTCGCTTCAAATCCACAATTTTTTGATTCGCCTCTAAATTGACGGGCATCGGAAGCTCTGTCTCATAATCTTCTTTGATGCGCTCAACCGCTTTTTGGCGCGAAGCACGCACTTCCTTAAGATGGCTGAGCTGTATTTCCATATTCACAATCTGATTCACAATGGCCTTTGTATGCTCAGGCAAGTTGATCACATTGTTTTTAATTTTGTACTGCTCGAGTCGCTTGATCTTTTTGTCCAACTCGTCCTTTGAACTGACAACCAATTTTTCAAACATGTCGCGGTCGTAGTCAGTCCGATGCTTGGAAATAGACTGATACAATTGCTTCATGGTTTCAATGATGAGACCATTGATATAAGCGGCTTTAAACGGCGTGTCCGCTTCATAAACCACGCTGATATAATTGCTCTTGCCAATTCTGGCCATTCCCAAATTGGCGTTGATATAATCGTGCGAGAGATTGTTTTTTTTTAGAAAGAAATTGATTTCGGCATGGGTTTTATCCAGTAAGTTGAGCATTTCTTTCTCTTTGATAAGCCTATTGATAATGGGCATAATCTGCGAAGTGTCCAGCACGGCTGCATCATTTTCATCAAATTTTAAATGATTGTGCTTCTTGAGGTAAAACTCTTTTAGAAGTTGGAGGCGAACCAGTTCAATGTTTTTTCTAGACCGCGTGAGTTGAATGAGATTTTCGAAATATTCGTTAATCTCATATTGCTGGAGCACGTCGTCAGTCAGGCTTAATCCTTTACTGCTTTGAAAATTGATATTTAACGTGGCTTCTGAAACATACGTTTTGGGCTGAGATCTGGTTAAAAAGAACACAACAGCCATGGCCAAAATGGGCAAAGCTGTCCAAAGTTTCCAACGGTGTAAAACCGCTCGTATGATTGAAAAAAATTGCTCCATGCGTTCAATTCTATTCCCTAAACATTAAGTTGTTTAGGTCTTCGAACTGGCCTGAGACGATTGAAATTTCACGATAGATTTGTTCGGAGCTAAACCGCAGTTCCAAAATCGCCTCGCGCGTTTGCGAAACAGCGTTCATTGCATCAATATACCCTTCTATTTGGCCTTCACCTCGTTGAAAGCGTTCCAACGCTAAACGCGCTTGCTCCTCCTGAGATGCCAAAATCTCTTGCTTAAGCTGCATAGCGCTCAACATTTGAGTGTATTGTTGATATTTCTCTTCTACCCAGATTCTTAGCGTTCGTTTTCTTTTCATAATTTCGTCTTCAACGCGACGCGCGCCAGCCTCTGCCAACCTAACTCGACTGGGAAGCGTGAAGAGGCCTTCCAAATCTAAATTTAAGGTTAAACCAAATGCCGGCACAAAATTCACCTGCGCCGATTGATTGGCCTCTGAGCTATTTTCATAATTCAAAAATTGAATACCAAACCGAAAACTCCCAAGCCAACTCATTTTTTCTTGAATAATGCGCTCCTTCTCTTGAATATGCTCTTCTCTTAACGCTTCAATATCGTATGAATGACGAAAAACTTGAATGACTAACGAATCAATAATTTTTTTGTCGGTTGAATCCAGTTCAGTTTTCAACGTTTGCGATTGGGCAAACAAAACGGACGGCACTTCAAGCAATGCGATTGTTAGCCAAACAATTAAAATCTTGAACATTTGCTTGGGAAAATGATTAAGTAGCATGTAAAAAACAACTCTGGATGCGTCACTTGAGGCGTTTTTTACGAACGATGACATGCTTTCAGGCGATTCGTGCGAAAGCAAACATCGGGATTTTTCTTCAAAGAAGATTAAAATCCAGCTTTTGTTGGAATGGACAAAGGCAAAAAGAGATGCTGAAGTTGCGTTTTTCTTTTTTAGCAACCTTTTTCATTGCGGCTATTATCAAAGCGAATCATTAGCGTTGAACAATCATACATTTTCTGATTGCAGTAGCGCTGGGAATGTTTTCAAAATAATTTGAATATCGAACCAAACGGAGCAATTCTGAGCGTAATGATTATCTAATGCGATTCGCTCTGCTTCAGACATATCAGACTTGCCTCGCTTTGTAACTTGCCAAAGCCCAGTGATGCCTGCCGGCGCCATGAACCGCTCTGTCCATGCATCTGTTGTCAGTTTTTCCGCTTCGTAAAGCGGCAAAGGCCGATTTCCAACAATGGAGATGTCGCCAATTAAAACATTTATCAACTGAGGCAATTCATCAATGCTTGTATTTCGAATAAAGCGACCAAATTTTGTAACCCTTGGATCGTCTTTAAACTTCATAAAAATGCCGGATTGTTTACTTTTCTGCAGATTGGCATATTCGCTTTGAGTATAAATGACATTATCAGCAATGAATACGTCTTTGGCGTTTGCAATCGGCGCTAATATCGCTTCATCTTCCACTGCTTGATGAAATCCGTCATGAACACCGACCTTTTGTAGAACAGCCTCCTGATTCTGATACATATTCAGGTGCTTTAACTTCTCTATATTTTTATCAGCACCTGCTGCCATCGAACGAAACTTGTATAAATCAAAAATTTGATACCCCATCCCTACACGTTTAGACTTGTAGAGAACCGGTCCTTTGGACTCAAGCTTAATTATCAACCCAACAATGAAAAGCACTGGCGAAAGTAAAATGAGCGCCATAGCCGATGAAAAAATATCAAAAGCCCGCTTGAGAATAGGAATTTTATAGCTCTTAAAAACTTGCTTCTCTTCCGATTGCTTGAAGTTTTTGATTTGAAATAAATAGCTTAAGCGATAAGCCAGCGCATCTATTTCGATTGGCTTTACAAAAAAGTCATCGACGCCTTCTTTTAATAAAGCAATGCGTTCTGGTTTTGATAATTCAACTGTAGAAGTAAAAAGGAAAAGGGATTTTTTTAGACTACCGCTAGATTTAAGCAGATGCAAAAACTGCAGCTTGTTCATGTCTGTCAAAGTATATTCCGAGATGATAGCATCTGGAATATTTCCTGCTTGTAGCCACTTGAACACTTCATGGCAACTACAAAATGCTGTTACAAGGAATCTACCTTGATGATTATTTTCAAATCCGGCTTGTAAGCTATTACATGCGTCTTTATCAGGGTCAATACATAGGATGTGGCGGATTTTTTTATCAGTACCCATTTCGTCTTTTGAGTTTGGGAGGTTTAACTCAAGGCTATTTGATAGAGACGACTCGAATTCTACTTTAGAGTTATTCACAAGTATAAATTTTTATACAAAGTGGCATTGGTCAGCTACCCACACGCCTAAAAATAGAGGAAATACGCGCTTTCAATTCTTCTGGATTAAAAGGCTTCACGATAAAATCATCCGCACCAATATTTAAACACTTAATGCGGTCTTCACTTTTATCATTAGCTGATAGAACAACAATAGGGATGTCTTTGAAAAAGCCGCTGACACGCACATTTTTGATAAATGAATATCCATCAACATTTGGCATATTGATGTCGACAATAACCAGATCTGGAATATTGCCTTGCTGCAACCAAAATAGAGCTTCATCTCCATCTTTTTTTGTGACAACATCATAAGATTTTGTCAAAATGAAAGATAAAATCTTAAGCATCGCAACTTCATCATCAACGACAAGAATTGTTTTTTTCATTGCTACTTGTTAAATGAAGTAAAAATCTTGTGAAATCAATTTTGTAAATAAATAACTTAAAATTCGCCTTAGCTTTTTATTCGAATGAGAGATCCTTCAGGCCAAGAACAAATTTCATCGTTATTTGATTCCTTTATTTTTTCACTTTTCTTACTTGCATGTTTAAGGAATGCTAAGGTTTAGTCACTGCTGTAAAAA
Above is a window of Chloroherpeton thalassium ATCC 35110 DNA encoding:
- a CDS encoding glycosyltransferase family 2 protein; translation: MTWAIYFGTSLLMVIVAYFFFYSFYWMATILFGVLYKPPKFDSKSSSEVKDILVLLPAYKPNRFFLTVLESLTKSIEGQSHIKPIILLQEASPDLSLAVKQFDFYTLEKAFSHLSGNPYHHALKFLSAHIAAQTERGIWSPSHVVILDKDNLVDGDFFHELEAGFKSGYDLVQGQRLPLAAQNATQSFDATSEALNDVMFRAAKSKLGMMLEISGSGFGVRYDIFADAVAGLDGVAPGMDKNLMVGLLKHNLKSVYNPRAKVFEEKTESEAAIKKQRTRWLGVQYYIAMRYGWQLILFGLKTGRLSPIDYAISLYRPPRSLQLFVVPILAVAESIILAIYGKLPYSIPGMLLSLGMLFIAFVLFISHTNGWKNLSAMMFKLPKFALNNLFSMLEGVKSKNRGKFLHTEHQANGANEKRKS
- a CDS encoding glycosyltransferase; this translates as MTQPKISLIVPTYNRKALLAELLETVYRQALPESDYEVVVVSDGSSDGTDELMAGMTAAHPNLRYVRQQNQGPAAARNNGAKLARADIIAFTDDDCHVSPTWLKEILEIFGKKNIVGIQGRTTTVREERTPLTHQIENETGHPALPTCNAAFRKSAFESIGGFDCSFPFAHNEDADLAWRMKKLGEISFEPSVHVIHPPRQDTFKKLAGRMKILQSEFLLYHKDPAAYQKYRTSSPWKTIYWEVFFVHQLRNLKSTLKYLFRPKYFFIGLALNFAWWFSLVKLFPKFLAANRLYEQKYRGGAR
- a CDS encoding glycosyltransferase family 4 protein; protein product: MNIVMVSCQHFTSGIGNYAYELAKHVRAENPELSLFKVYKPGHADSSFHEQAWIHPIPYKSFRDLHPYILPLFIRKALGNTKADIYHAHWFLSGLALGYALGRPAVVTMHDVSLLHIKEASATYEAYYKWALERFQKKRFTLVMVSETAKQDAVKYAGYPENLIEVVPNGINQQRFYPLPTEAEDAKKAHFRIIYSGGLGKRKNLELLFNAYKLISQKHSDVELVIAGAYPERTAYPQIARDMALKNVRFTGYLPDEEMNAFYNSGDLLIYTSLYEGFGFAPLEAMAAGVPVITTSGGSLKEISGGGGICTDYDEHQISEAANELIASEAKRRTLIEKGRNWVQQYTWEKAAEKTLSIFKNKLS
- a CDS encoding TolC family protein, with the protein product MFKILIVWLTIALLEVPSVLFAQSQTLKTELDSTDKKIIDSLVIQVFRHSYDIEALREEHIQEKERIIQEKMSWLGSFRFGIQFLNYENSSEANQSAQVNFVPAFGLTLNLDLEGLFTLPSRVRLAEAGARRVEDEIMKRKRTLRIWVEEKYQQYTQMLSAMQLKQEILASQEEQARLALERFQRGEGQIEGYIDAMNAVSQTREAILELRFSSEQIYREISIVSGQFEDLNNLMFRE
- a CDS encoding glycosyltransferase family 4 protein encodes the protein MKLTLTSCLTQNCGIGRYTHELASYFHQSGLEVTLYRKDGGAEPYIKGYPYRSFKNLRYYVAPYYLSKALESVESDIWHADYVDAGWALALAKKSRQPVIVTAHDAIPFIYAKPLDRWVYQYELKKTTEIADAIIVVSQKSKDDLIRHAQIPEEKIHVVHNGINHDFFYPEPNRKENSVFTIRYIGGLAKHKNVESLIYTALLLERKNITCKIQIGGGFHQQTTLPKLVRELKVQNVEFKGFISNDKLRAFLASADVFLYPSLYEGFGFPPLEAMACGTATVSSNRGSLPEVLQNGAICCEPTPENFANAIESLYRHPSKLHALRERGLKTAAEYTWEKTAKQTLGIYGRL
- a CDS encoding O-antigen ligase family protein codes for the protein MKNENLESSAIGKSPKSKLNEYLASELVLRRFDSPLGWAILTAVTLGISVGIAKFGLILAVLIIAGAVGAPILFSTMVSIRLGVYLAITISCMLGTILMALPNVKIGLLQDALVLFMMIGYLYKCYTQKQWEGFKTQLNVPIIIWIVYNILEIANPIAASRTAWFFVMRPAVGYILVFFLTYRMLETKQDVKNILHLIVILCFVSATWGLVQFFNGYFPFEMSFVVANDAVHLVYINGRWRSFGTMASPAQYGVVMAGMLILIPLLTRGKHSWLKKWFYRVATLFVLLAMVYSGTRSAIAILPVSILALVVLAKNWRLYLAGAVMGVIFMGIINMPTNNYHIQRLQSTFSGKKDESYMVRKRNREMIFPWILAHPIGGGLGSTGVWGQKFSPGTFLANFPPDSGFVRVAVELGWIGFIFYIFLWLNILIKGTLQYWKLQDEELKVIVLAILCMLAGVFVVEYAQDIIGKTPFNLLFWVFCAILFKAIKLDEHVEEIAKGEIA
- a CDS encoding oligosaccharide flippase family protein, with the protein product MLNYRKIAWTLINNSLEILIGLGSIVLVTRLYTPEDVGAWSVFTALFFFVTKIREGIVQTALVKYSAGIDGESYWTVLKSSFWINLAIEVAICMTISTSGALGFFPLLSALLMIYPVYSVGWSIYRWMLFVFQSRLEVELIFRMNLIIVSVLGVGFGLLVRQAWPLWAMVLVLGSASGLAAVYGTWRLGIKNLLQAKAQRQMVKDLLAFGKYGLLREIAGTLSTRINVFLTAGLLTFAEAGLLGVAQRFTQLVLIPNAAIQTLIFPKACELNNQAKNRDLKTLYETSVAMLLGMFLPMVAVIALFAEQIILLFNGSAYLAAAPLLTVMVITVALYSPFGNAFGSVINAISKPEINVMVVTVNSVINIALSVTLISTVGLYGAVIAPFLTETFGFFWIGILLKKELDISFLRCFLLIPKSYQNLYVAVRQKLSPGRTGT